In one uncultured Methanoregula sp. genomic region, the following are encoded:
- the casA gene encoding type I-E CRISPR-associated protein Cse1/CasA, with protein MYNLLHERWIPVKRKTAEKPEYISPSQITDEMATNPIIALAAPRPDFNGALIQFLIGLVQTACPPKDESEWRKKFRSPPSSEELKAAFEQYATAFNLDGDGPRFMQDLDLNLSAIDPKEKEKIEFPIEELILEMPGDITKREDRDFFVKRGTAKNICQDCCAAALYTLQAHAPSGGPGYRVSLRGGSPLITIVLGRTLWETVWLNIVDNKTFFQYGNTSKNADSDKFPWMGHTRTSENDEKTTFQDANGAQMFWGMPWRIKILFEQTQKHEVCDICGRPADSIINTFYRKNYGVNYKGGWYHTLTPYFEARNSDDGSLIPFESELNGISYRNWLGLIQYNPNEKIRPAKVVHIFKEERKEDLKGLGLSSTRLWAFGYKMKQRKALCWNDSTMPIITLNSELSQDYEAVIFQLITSAEMIILKLRKCIRNALFSQKSKVKVNLSIVDSQFWQDTESNFYQTINELKIALQQQKSLDAREIRSKWLNLLKNEALSRFDQYSQSDQIISTTNPCRIMDARQDLLKFLNWDKKLYNMLDLQKPEKSAKISDKKRKIPEHVIS; from the coding sequence ATGTACAATCTTCTGCATGAACGATGGATTCCTGTAAAAAGGAAAACCGCTGAAAAGCCGGAATATATTTCTCCGTCCCAGATCACGGACGAAATGGCAACAAACCCGATTATTGCGCTGGCTGCACCCCGCCCGGATTTTAACGGAGCCCTGATTCAGTTCCTGATCGGCCTGGTACAGACAGCCTGCCCTCCCAAAGATGAATCAGAGTGGCGGAAGAAATTCAGAAGTCCTCCATCATCTGAAGAGTTGAAAGCTGCATTTGAGCAATATGCGACCGCGTTTAATCTGGATGGTGATGGGCCAAGATTCATGCAGGATCTCGATCTCAATCTATCGGCAATAGATCCAAAAGAAAAAGAAAAAATTGAATTCCCAATTGAAGAACTCATCCTTGAGATGCCAGGTGACATCACAAAACGGGAAGATCGGGATTTTTTTGTTAAACGTGGTACAGCAAAAAATATTTGTCAAGATTGTTGTGCTGCTGCATTGTATACGTTACAAGCACACGCCCCATCCGGTGGTCCCGGGTATCGCGTATCTCTTAGAGGAGGAAGCCCACTTATAACCATAGTCCTCGGACGCACACTATGGGAAACTGTTTGGTTGAATATTGTCGACAATAAAACATTTTTCCAATATGGAAATACGTCTAAAAACGCAGATTCAGATAAATTTCCTTGGATGGGGCATACCAGAACTAGTGAAAATGATGAGAAAACTACATTCCAAGATGCAAACGGGGCCCAGATGTTTTGGGGGATGCCTTGGAGGATTAAGATATTATTTGAGCAAACCCAGAAACACGAAGTATGCGATATCTGTGGGCGCCCTGCCGATTCAATAATCAATACTTTTTACAGGAAAAACTACGGTGTTAACTATAAAGGCGGATGGTACCATACTTTAACGCCATATTTTGAGGCGCGTAACTCAGATGACGGATCTCTCATCCCCTTTGAATCTGAGTTAAACGGCATTTCTTACAGGAACTGGTTGGGATTGATTCAGTACAATCCGAATGAAAAAATACGACCGGCAAAAGTTGTTCATATCTTCAAGGAAGAGCGGAAAGAGGATTTAAAAGGATTGGGATTATCCTCGACACGACTTTGGGCATTTGGGTACAAGATGAAACAAAGAAAAGCGTTATGCTGGAATGACAGCACGATGCCCATCATTACACTTAATTCAGAACTATCACAAGATTATGAAGCCGTCATTTTTCAACTGATAACTTCAGCAGAGATGATCATTTTAAAATTACGAAAATGTATTAGAAATGCCCTGTTCTCTCAAAAATCAAAAGTGAAGGTTAATCTCTCGATCGTTGATTCCCAATTTTGGCAAGATACAGAATCAAATTTTTATCAAACCATTAATGAATTGAAAATTGCATTACAACAACAAAAATCTCTTGATGCACGAGAAATTCGTTCAAAATGGTTAAACCTCCTGAAAAATGAAGCGCTATCCCGTTTTGACCAATACTCCCAGTCTGACCAAATTATATCTACAACGAATCCCTGTCGGATTATGGATGCTCGGCAAGATCTCCTAAAATTTCTCAACTGGGATAAAAAATTATATAATATGCTTGATCTGCAAAAGCCGGAAAAATCTGCAAAAATCAGTGACAAAAAACGCAAAATTCCGGAGCATGTGATATCGTGA
- the casB gene encoding type I-E CRISPR-associated protein Cse2/CasB, translated as MEQKTYLTFSQPEVCVALLSWWKELDTARGDRAALRQCHNPLEVAFTPAFHRLKMRLEPFGSISPDQMDRLAIVAGVLSHVKENKTEDRERNLQRSFAVQMASPPSKGGPGKKACVSGMRFRQLLKIEDPDKLYATMIRLVRLLGGSVDMVSLAAGIYWWNERTKKEWAYAYYEHAPSEEKQGV; from the coding sequence ATGGAACAAAAAACTTATCTGACATTTTCCCAGCCGGAAGTGTGTGTTGCACTTCTTTCATGGTGGAAAGAACTGGATACTGCGAGGGGTGACCGGGCAGCACTCAGGCAATGCCACAACCCGCTTGAAGTTGCATTTACACCGGCATTTCACCGGTTAAAAATGCGGCTTGAACCGTTTGGCTCCATAAGTCCCGACCAGATGGACAGGCTTGCCATCGTGGCCGGTGTGCTTTCGCATGTCAAGGAGAATAAAACTGAGGATCGTGAGCGAAATCTCCAGCGATCATTTGCCGTCCAGATGGCGAGTCCCCCTTCAAAAGGAGGCCCGGGAAAGAAGGCCTGCGTAAGCGGCATGAGATTCCGGCAACTGCTAAAAATTGAAGATCCGGACAAATTATACGCAACGATGATCCGTCTTGTCCGGCTCCTCGGAGGTTCTGTTGACATGGTCAGTCTCGCAGCCGGTATCTACTGGTGGAACGAACGTACGAAAAAAGAGTGGGCGTATGCCTATTATGAACATGCACCGAGTGAAGAAAAACAAGGAGTCTGA
- the cas7e gene encoding type I-E CRISPR-associated protein Cas7/Cse4/CasC — protein MAEFIQLHMLVSYPPSNLNRDDLGRPKTAIMGGTQRLRISSQSLKRAWRTSDIFTEHLKDHMGKRTKEMGVKVKEALITGLPLKELLEEGKNAAVPKKADGIPEEKAKLWAWKIASVFVDKSSKETGKKSKKEDAVEAESEGKAPKEKEKKTNVDKDSLKGEQLVFYSNDEIAAIQALIAILLKENREPKPDELSALLKEDLSSVDVAMFGRMLANATRYNVEAAVQVAHAVTVHEVAVEDDYFTAVDDLNKGEDDAGAGHLGETEFASGLFYEYVCINKTLLEENLGGDKNSDRKKLAATAIRALVESVVKIAPSGKQNSFASRAYASYLLVEKGTQQPRSLSVAYLEAVKEKNLLGTAITVLNDTRKKMDDVYGKCWTDKYEVNAFAGTGKLSELLTFVAD, from the coding sequence ATGGCTGAATTTATCCAACTACATATGCTTGTATCGTATCCTCCGTCGAACCTGAACCGTGACGATCTCGGGAGGCCGAAAACGGCCATAATGGGCGGAACCCAGCGCCTCCGCATTTCATCGCAGAGCCTGAAGCGTGCCTGGCGGACATCCGATATTTTCACCGAACATCTCAAGGATCACATGGGAAAACGCACCAAGGAAATGGGCGTGAAAGTGAAAGAGGCGCTTATTACCGGGTTGCCCCTCAAAGAACTGCTTGAGGAGGGCAAAAATGCTGCTGTTCCAAAAAAAGCAGATGGCATTCCTGAAGAGAAAGCGAAACTGTGGGCCTGGAAGATCGCGTCAGTATTTGTTGATAAATCCTCCAAAGAAACCGGTAAAAAATCCAAAAAGGAAGACGCAGTGGAGGCTGAAAGCGAGGGTAAGGCCCCAAAAGAAAAAGAGAAAAAAACCAATGTTGACAAGGATTCTCTCAAAGGGGAACAACTGGTTTTTTATTCGAACGATGAAATCGCGGCGATCCAGGCCTTGATCGCGATCCTCCTCAAAGAAAACCGGGAACCAAAGCCCGACGAGCTATCCGCTCTCTTAAAAGAGGATCTTTCATCGGTGGATGTGGCAATGTTCGGGCGTATGCTTGCAAATGCAACCCGGTATAATGTCGAAGCCGCAGTACAGGTTGCCCACGCTGTCACCGTGCATGAGGTTGCGGTTGAGGACGATTATTTCACAGCGGTTGATGATCTCAACAAAGGCGAGGATGATGCCGGTGCCGGGCACCTTGGGGAGACGGAATTTGCATCAGGGTTGTTCTACGAGTATGTCTGCATCAACAAAACGCTCCTTGAAGAAAACCTTGGCGGCGACAAAAACAGTGATCGCAAAAAACTTGCAGCGACCGCTATCCGGGCACTTGTAGAATCGGTGGTAAAAATTGCACCGTCCGGAAAGCAGAACTCGTTTGCATCTCGTGCATATGCATCGTACCTGCTCGTGGAGAAAGGCACCCAGCAGCCGCGTTCATTGTCGGTCGCGTATCTTGAAGCGGTCAAAGAAAAGAACCTGCTCGGTACTGCAATAACAGTTCTGAATGATACGCGAAAAAAGATGGATGATGTGTACGGAAAATGCTGGACGGATAAATATGAGGTAAATGCATTTGCCGGCACGGGGAAACTTTCCGAACTCCTTACGTTCGTAGCTGATTGA
- the cas5e gene encoding type I-E CRISPR-associated protein Cas5/CasD: MQEFLIFRLYGSMASWGDIAVGEFRPTFDHPSKSAIMGLIAAAMGIRRDEEERQRELAAGYLMAIRIDGPGILLRDYHTAQVPPAGKGKMKYHFLTRKDELAVPKDELNTILSSRDYRCDAVYTICLRGRTASPPHPVETIKTHLANPKFVLYLGRKSCPLSLPVHAQIVRAENLAEALKSVQFPDHPFISRLTSRNNFRIFWEGTEQSGFEGDHTVIRRDDPTSRKRWQFSDREEHYVMITISQGG, encoded by the coding sequence ATGCAGGAATTCCTGATCTTTCGCCTTTACGGTTCAATGGCTTCATGGGGCGACATTGCAGTAGGAGAGTTCCGCCCGACATTTGACCACCCGTCAAAATCTGCAATCATGGGGCTCATCGCTGCTGCTATGGGAATCCGGCGCGATGAGGAAGAGCGGCAACGAGAACTTGCAGCGGGGTACCTGATGGCGATCAGAATCGATGGCCCGGGTATCCTGCTTAGGGATTATCATACTGCGCAGGTTCCCCCGGCCGGAAAAGGAAAGATGAAATATCATTTTCTCACGAGAAAAGACGAACTCGCGGTGCCGAAAGATGAACTCAATACGATCCTCTCATCCCGGGATTACCGGTGCGACGCAGTATATACAATCTGTCTGCGGGGCCGTACTGCATCTCCACCCCATCCAGTTGAAACGATAAAGACACACCTCGCTAACCCAAAGTTTGTTCTTTATCTCGGGAGAAAATCCTGTCCGCTCTCTCTTCCGGTTCACGCCCAGATAGTACGGGCAGAAAACCTGGCAGAAGCACTGAAGTCCGTTCAGTTTCCGGATCATCCTTTTATTTCACGACTCACCTCCAGGAACAATTTCCGGATTTTTTGGGAAGGCACTGAACAATCCGGATTTGAGGGAGATCACACCGTAATACGTCGCGATGATCCCACCAGTAGAAAACGCTGGCAGTTTTCTGATCGCGAAGAACATTATGTAATGATTACGATCTCTCAAGGAGGCTGA
- the cas6e gene encoding type I-E CRISPR-associated protein Cas6/Cse3/CasE, whose product MLISRVRLRSDAAEKKEFWEHVDSAYHMHSLVWDLFTDGPERKRDFIYRQDAVHGLPAFFCVSDRVPNDRKGIWIVEPKPYAPVVKKDQVFSFVLRANPIRAKRDEEHKQHRHDVVMEAKTHLKEKQDVLPREADIVQEAGFVWLAQKGEANGFSIRDEDIRADGYLQHRFKKAKRNHEIMISTIDFTGLLTVTDPDAFIRALFTGIGPSKGFGCGMMMIKRR is encoded by the coding sequence ATGCTTATCAGCAGGGTACGGCTGCGATCGGATGCAGCAGAAAAAAAAGAGTTCTGGGAGCATGTTGACAGCGCCTACCACATGCATTCTCTGGTCTGGGATCTGTTCACTGATGGACCGGAACGAAAGCGGGATTTCATTTACCGGCAGGATGCAGTGCATGGACTTCCCGCATTCTTCTGTGTCTCGGACCGGGTGCCAAATGATCGGAAAGGGATCTGGATCGTAGAGCCTAAACCATATGCTCCTGTTGTGAAAAAAGATCAGGTCTTTTCGTTTGTCCTGCGGGCAAATCCCATCCGGGCAAAGCGCGATGAGGAACACAAACAACACCGGCATGATGTTGTCATGGAGGCAAAGACCCACCTCAAGGAAAAACAGGATGTGTTACCCCGGGAAGCTGATATCGTGCAGGAGGCGGGTTTTGTCTGGTTGGCACAGAAAGGGGAAGCCAATGGCTTTTCCATTCGGGACGAAGATATCAGGGCGGATGGTTATCTCCAGCACCGATTTAAAAAAGCCAAGAGAAATCATGAGATCATGATCAGCACCATCGATTTTACCGGACTTCTTACGGTTACCGATCCTGATGCATTTATCCGAGCGCTTTTTACCGGTATCGGGCCTTCGAAGGGATTTGGTTGCGGGATGATGATGATCAAACGGCGATAA
- the cas1e gene encoding type I-E CRISPR-associated endonuclease Cas1e produces MLPPLKPIAIKERISLVFLERGELDVLDGAFVLVDKNGVRTQIPIGSVACLMLEPGIRVSHAAVVLAARVGCLLVWIGEAGVRLYAGGQPGGARADRLLFQAKLALDETARLKVVRKMYEFRFRQPVPMHYSVEQLRGVEGSRVKELYVQLSQKYGVKWSGRSYDHTRWGSGDIPNRCLSSATACLYGICEAAILAAGYAPAIGFIHSGKPQAFVYDIADLFKFDTVVPVAFRIAAQNPVDPERAVRLACRDQFRETRLLKTIIPTIEEVLAAGGLPVPETPDDCLPPAIPEEKGLGDAGHRT; encoded by the coding sequence ATGCTCCCCCCCTTAAAACCCATTGCTATCAAAGAAAGGATCTCCCTTGTTTTTCTTGAGAGAGGCGAACTTGATGTACTTGATGGAGCATTCGTCCTCGTTGACAAAAACGGGGTTCGTACCCAGATCCCGATCGGAAGTGTTGCCTGTCTTATGCTGGAACCCGGTATCCGGGTTTCCCATGCAGCGGTGGTACTCGCAGCACGTGTCGGCTGTCTGCTAGTCTGGATTGGTGAAGCGGGTGTCCGGTTGTATGCCGGCGGGCAACCCGGCGGAGCCCGGGCAGATCGTCTCCTTTTTCAGGCCAAACTTGCACTTGATGAGACGGCACGGTTGAAAGTCGTTCGAAAGATGTACGAGTTTCGGTTCAGGCAACCGGTTCCGATGCACTATTCTGTGGAACAGTTACGGGGTGTCGAAGGTTCACGGGTCAAGGAACTGTATGTCCAGCTCTCACAAAAGTACGGCGTGAAATGGTCGGGCCGTTCCTATGATCATACCCGGTGGGGCAGCGGTGATATCCCCAACCGATGCCTGAGTTCAGCAACAGCCTGCCTTTACGGAATATGCGAAGCCGCGATCCTTGCCGCAGGATATGCACCGGCAATCGGGTTCATTCATTCCGGTAAACCGCAAGCATTTGTGTACGATATTGCAGATTTGTTCAAGTTTGATACGGTTGTTCCCGTGGCATTTCGCATCGCGGCACAAAACCCGGTTGATCCTGAACGGGCTGTGAGGCTGGCCTGCCGTGATCAGTTCCGCGAAACACGGTTACTGAAAACAATTATTCCCACAATTGAAGAGGTTCTTGCTGCGGGTGGCCTGCCGGTTCCTGAAACACCGGATGATTGTCTCCCTCCTGCGATTCCTGAAGAGAAGGGGTTAGGCGATGCTGGTCATCGTACTTGA
- the cas2e gene encoding type I-E CRISPR-associated endoribonuclease Cas2e, whose translation MLVIVLENAPPRLRGRLSVWLLEVQAGVYIGDFSVKVREMIWTQIVEGIEEGTAIMAWGTNNESGFDFVTAGANRRIPVDFDGVPLISFLPQSVK comes from the coding sequence ATGCTGGTCATCGTACTTGAGAACGCTCCACCCCGTTTACGGGGAAGATTATCTGTCTGGCTCCTTGAAGTCCAAGCGGGGGTCTATATCGGGGATTTCTCTGTAAAAGTGCGTGAAATGATCTGGACGCAGATCGTTGAAGGAATCGAAGAAGGGACTGCAATTATGGCGTGGGGAACGAATAACGAGTCCGGCTTCGATTTTGTTACGGCTGGTGCAAACCGACGTATACCCGTGGATTTTGATGGTGTTCCCCTAATTTCGTTCCTTCCACAGTCAGTAAAATAA